From the genome of Ignavibacteriales bacterium, one region includes:
- a CDS encoding ROK family protein: MQEKFIVSVDMGGTKILASVLNSKKGIIARQKRPTNFSSGTKIYVKDIAELVKKVVTISKLSKQNIVAVCLGVPGSVNPKTGVIGIAPNLGIKNYKMKAELEKLIPYKVLLENDVNLGALGIKNIGVGKDATNMLAVFVGTGIGGGVVINKKIYRGFNFVAGEIGHMLVEKDGPKCGCGKKGCFEALASRTAIVSNIIYDVKKLKKKSVLADLINSNQRIKSGALKNAIDKKDKVVISRITEACAVIGSVLASVCNLMNFDKIVLGGGVIEALGDFMLPIIKQNFQDHVFDAAAKGVKIVASKLGDDAAIYGGLALTEEFLNIKV; this comes from the coding sequence ATGCAAGAGAAATTTATTGTTAGTGTGGATATGGGCGGAACTAAAATTCTTGCATCTGTTTTAAATTCTAAAAAGGGAATTATTGCTCGACAAAAAAGACCAACCAATTTTAGTAGTGGAACCAAAATTTATGTTAAAGATATTGCTGAACTTGTAAAAAAGGTTGTTACAATTTCTAAATTGAGCAAACAGAATATTGTTGCCGTTTGTCTTGGCGTGCCGGGTTCAGTTAATCCAAAAACAGGAGTTATCGGAATTGCCCCAAATCTTGGTATTAAAAATTATAAGATGAAAGCTGAACTTGAAAAACTTATTCCATACAAAGTACTTCTAGAAAATGATGTTAACCTGGGAGCACTTGGCATAAAAAATATCGGAGTAGGTAAAGATGCAACAAATATGCTGGCTGTTTTTGTGGGAACTGGAATTGGAGGCGGTGTTGTAATTAATAAAAAAATCTATAGAGGTTTTAATTTTGTAGCTGGTGAAATAGGGCATATGCTTGTTGAGAAAGATGGTCCAAAATGTGGATGTGGAAAAAAGGGATGCTTTGAAGCTCTTGCGAGCAGAACCGCCATTGTAAGTAACATTATATATGATGTAAAAAAATTGAAAAAGAAAAGTGTACTTGCAGATCTTATTAATTCTAATCAAAGAATTAAAAGCGGGGCCTTAAAAAATGCCATTGATAAAAAAGATAAAGTGGTTATCAGTAGAATTACTGAAGCATGTGCTGTAATTGGATCGGTTCTTGCAAGCGTTTGTAACTTAATGAACTTTGATAAAATTGTTCTTGGCGGCGGTGTTATAGAAGCGCTCGGCGATTTTATGCTTCCAATTATTAAACAAAATTTTCAGGACCATGTTTTTGATGCTGCTGCAAAAGGCGTTAAAATTGTTGCCTCAAAGCTTGGGGATGATGCAGCAATTTATGGCGGCTTGGCTTTAACTGAAGAGTTTTTGAATATAAAGGTTTAG
- a CDS encoding phosphatase PAP2 family protein produces MSKIKSLIIKLKAFDIVVIGFSFFLITLHILFYNRIDNSLNWILINLVVITIAFVISYLEAISDQKVWRIIHYWYIAPIILLTFRQLYFMVKPIRLYDYDSWFIVLDKWMFGTNPTQFLHQFSHPVITEILQIIYGMFYLLPIILGLSLLNKDRYIALDFALFSVIYGFFLSYLGYFSLPGIGPRFTLHDFSTINQSLPGLYLTNYLREMTNTGEGIPFGTLNPAEVVQRDVFPSGHTMITLIVMYLSVRLRSRSRYFFIPIGTLLIFSTVYLWYHYVIDLVGGLVFAIFSMWSGKIFFNWWRKKIGKEIFEYEKH; encoded by the coding sequence ATGTCTAAAATAAAATCGTTAATAATAAAATTAAAAGCATTTGATATAGTTGTTATCGGCTTTTCTTTTTTTTTAATTACTCTTCACATACTTTTTTACAACAGAATTGATAATTCATTAAATTGGATTTTAATAAATCTTGTTGTGATAACAATCGCTTTTGTAATTTCATATCTTGAAGCAATCTCAGATCAAAAAGTTTGGCGCATTATTCATTACTGGTATATCGCACCAATAATTTTGCTTACTTTCAGACAATTATATTTTATGGTAAAACCAATTCGACTTTATGATTATGACAGTTGGTTTATAGTGCTTGATAAATGGATGTTTGGTACAAATCCTACGCAGTTTTTACATCAATTCTCACATCCGGTAATTACAGAAATTTTGCAAATAATATATGGGATGTTTTATCTGCTCCCTATTATTCTGGGATTATCGCTTTTAAATAAAGATAGATACATTGCTTTAGACTTTGCATTGTTCTCTGTTATCTATGGATTTTTTCTTTCCTATTTAGGATATTTTTCTTTACCGGGAATTGGTCCAAGATTTACCTTGCACGATTTTAGCACAATTAATCAATCTCTTCCTGGCCTTTATTTGACAAATTATTTACGAGAAATGACAAACACCGGTGAAGGAATTCCGTTTGGAACATTGAATCCTGCAGAGGTTGTTCAGCGAGATGTTTTTCCGAGCGGGCACACAATGATAACATTAATTGTGATGTATCTATCAGTAAGACTGAGAAGCAGAAGTAGATATTTTTTTATACCAATTGGAACTTTACTAATCTTTTCAACTGTTTATTTGTGGTATCATTATGTTATTGATTTAGTAGGTGGATTAGTGTTTGCAATTTTTTCAATGTGGAGTGGAAAAATCTTTTTTAACTGGTGGCGCAAAAAAATTGGCAAAGAAATATTTGAATATGAAAAGCATTAG
- a CDS encoding DUF2911 domain-containing protein — MYKFHKLVVIFIALFSFLVPISAQQNLTLPQASQQAIVSQRVGLTDITVNYHRPAVNGREVWGGLVPFDQVWRAGANENTTISFSTEVTVENNKIPAGIYGLHIIPTKNSWTIIFNKDNAAWGSFFYNQANDVVRFTVNPVHNDFQEWLSYSFDQLSANSTTLNLKWEKLLIPISIEIDINKTVIANMEKELTSLPGFFWQGWNQIATYNLTNNFDLEKGLQRVDKSIGINKNLTNLMTKSLILESLGKSQEAEKIKKEAFALPGIDEAQINALGYQLLGIGKTEDALKVFEKNTVDHPDSWNSWDSFAEGLLNMGDKEKAKKLYEKALSMAPDNQKDRIKGIISNIK; from the coding sequence ATGTACAAATTTCACAAACTTGTTGTAATATTTATTGCGCTTTTTTCATTTCTTGTTCCAATATCTGCACAACAAAATTTAACTCTTCCACAGGCAAGTCAGCAAGCAATTGTATCTCAACGAGTCGGGCTTACTGATATTACCGTAAATTATCATCGTCCTGCAGTTAATGGTAGAGAAGTTTGGGGCGGACTTGTTCCTTTTGATCAAGTATGGCGTGCTGGTGCAAATGAAAACACTACGATTTCATTTTCAACAGAGGTTACGGTTGAAAATAATAAAATACCTGCCGGAATTTATGGACTGCACATAATCCCAACAAAAAATTCCTGGACAATAATATTTAATAAAGATAATGCAGCTTGGGGCAGCTTCTTTTACAACCAGGCAAATGATGTTGTAAGGTTTACAGTTAATCCAGTTCACAATGATTTTCAGGAATGGCTTTCTTATTCTTTTGATCAGCTTAGTGCAAACTCAACTACTTTAAATCTAAAATGGGAAAAACTTTTGATCCCAATTAGTATTGAAATTGATATTAATAAAACTGTTATCGCAAACATGGAAAAGGAGCTTACAAGCCTTCCCGGATTTTTCTGGCAGGGATGGAATCAGATTGCAACATATAATCTTACGAACAACTTTGATTTGGAGAAAGGTTTACAGCGAGTTGATAAATCAATTGGCATTAATAAAAATCTTACAAACTTGATGACTAAATCTCTAATCCTTGAGAGTTTGGGAAAATCGCAAGAAGCTGAAAAAATAAAGAAAGAAGCTTTTGCGTTACCCGGTATAGACGAAGCACAAATAAATGCACTTGGATATCAGCTATTGGGCATTGGGAAAACAGAAGATGCACTTAAAGTATTTGAAAAAAATACCGTCGATCATCCTGATTCATGGAATTCATGGGATAGTTTTGCTGAAGGTTTATTAAATATGGGTGACAAAGAAAAAGCTAAAAAGTTATATGAAAAAGCACTCAGTATGGCTCCTGATAATCAAAAAGATAGAATTAAAGGGATAATCTCGAATATCAAATAG
- a CDS encoding ABC-F family ATP-binding cassette domain-containing protein produces MIDLVNVSLQFGGKYLFKDINYKISSGDKISLVGANGTGKSSILKIISGSLQPESGNVLKQKRIAIGYLPQDHVTHIGKTLLEEASSALTDIIELQNKEKSISEALSNSNLTEDEQMDLAHQLGEVHHKLDGLDSYSAESKVEKILIGLGFEEEDFTRLTDQFSGGWQMRIALAKILISQNDILLLDEPTNHLDIDSLEWLIDFLKAYKGGLLIVSHDKDFINQVTNRTLEIFLGKFYTFKGDYDSYIQYKIERDELTVHQFEQQQKKLKETQKFIERFRYKATKSRQVQSRIKQLDKVELIELPEDKSEINIRFPEPPQSGRTPIKLISIKKAYGDKKVFSGIDFEIEKGEKIAFVGPNGAGKSTLAKIIAGVIDYNSGERILGHNTIVSYYAQDVADNLNPSLDIIETVDGIAEDKTVGQLRSLLGSFLFSGDDVFKKVGVLSGGEKSRIALCKILLTKANLIILDEPTNHLDYASKLILQKALMDFKGTLILVSHDVDFLRPLATKVIDIRKGNLKTYLGGIDYFLSKRDLSSLERDVTTTIKKEKNDNINRKEQKRIEAELRQQKHKATKDLSKEILRHEEKITSYEKEIRELEEKLADPNIYNDGVLAKEATNKFNKAKMDLESTLKKWEALNEQLIDIKSQFV; encoded by the coding sequence ATGATAGATCTAGTAAATGTTTCTTTACAATTCGGTGGTAAATATCTTTTTAAAGATATTAATTATAAAATTTCTTCTGGTGATAAAATATCATTGGTCGGTGCAAATGGAACTGGCAAATCTTCCATCCTAAAAATCATTTCTGGCTCACTTCAGCCGGAATCAGGAAATGTGCTAAAACAAAAACGTATCGCAATCGGATATCTTCCTCAAGATCACGTAACTCACATCGGTAAAACTCTCTTAGAAGAAGCATCTTCAGCGCTAACAGATATTATTGAACTTCAAAATAAAGAAAAGTCTATATCGGAAGCGCTCTCAAATTCAAATCTCACTGAAGATGAACAAATGGATCTTGCTCATCAGCTTGGCGAAGTTCATCATAAGCTGGATGGATTGGATTCATATTCAGCGGAATCTAAAGTTGAAAAAATTTTAATTGGACTTGGGTTTGAAGAAGAAGATTTTACTCGATTAACAGATCAGTTTTCTGGCGGATGGCAGATGCGTATAGCGCTTGCTAAAATTCTTATCTCACAAAATGATATTTTACTTTTAGATGAACCCACAAACCATCTTGATATTGATTCCCTTGAATGGCTGATAGATTTTCTCAAGGCTTACAAAGGCGGATTGTTAATTGTATCACACGATAAAGATTTTATAAATCAGGTCACGAATCGAACATTGGAGATTTTTCTTGGGAAGTTTTATACTTTTAAAGGCGACTATGATTCTTACATACAGTATAAAATTGAAAGAGACGAATTAACTGTGCATCAATTTGAACAGCAGCAAAAAAAGTTAAAAGAAACACAAAAGTTTATTGAGCGGTTTCGATACAAAGCGACTAAATCGCGGCAGGTACAGAGCCGAATAAAGCAGCTTGATAAGGTTGAACTGATTGAACTGCCTGAAGATAAGAGTGAAATCAACATCAGATTTCCTGAACCACCACAAAGCGGAAGAACACCAATAAAACTTATTTCAATTAAAAAGGCCTATGGGGATAAAAAAGTTTTTAGTGGAATTGATTTTGAGATTGAAAAGGGTGAAAAGATCGCTTTTGTTGGACCAAACGGAGCAGGAAAATCAACACTTGCAAAAATTATTGCAGGCGTTATAGATTATAATTCCGGAGAAAGAATTTTAGGACATAATACAATTGTTTCTTACTATGCACAGGATGTTGCTGATAATCTTAATCCATCTTTAGACATTATTGAAACCGTTGATGGTATTGCTGAAGATAAAACAGTTGGGCAACTTCGTTCTTTACTTGGTTCGTTTCTGTTTTCTGGTGATGATGTATTTAAAAAAGTTGGAGTGCTTTCAGGCGGAGAAAAAAGTAGAATTGCACTGTGTAAAATCTTGCTAACAAAAGCCAATTTAATAATACTTGATGAGCCAACAAACCACTTGGATTACGCATCAAAACTCATTTTGCAAAAAGCACTAATGGATTTTAAAGGAACGCTTATTCTTGTTTCGCACGATGTAGATTTCTTAAGACCACTCGCTACAAAAGTGATTGATATCAGGAAGGGAAATCTAAAAACATATTTAGGTGGTATTGATTACTTCCTTTCAAAAAGAGATTTATCATCACTTGAAAGAGATGTAACGACAACTATAAAAAAGGAAAAGAATGATAATATCAATCGTAAAGAACAAAAAAGAATTGAAGCCGAACTAAGACAACAGAAACATAAAGCCACAAAAGATTTATCCAAAGAGATTTTACGCCATGAAGAGAAGATAACTTCTTATGAAAAAGAAATTAGAGAATTGGAAGAAAAATTAGCTGATCCAAATATTTATAACGATGGCGTTCTTGCAAAAGAAGCGACTAATAAATTTAACAAAGCTAAGATGGATCTTGAGAGTACACTTAAAAAGTGGGAAGCACTTAACGAACAACTAATAGATATTAAATCACAATTTGTATAA
- a CDS encoding rhomboid family intramembrane serine protease translates to MQNTKELFRKLIIPLTFPLLLWVIYLVTYLLDIPAYKLGILPRNISGLVGIFTSPLIHGGFSHLISNSAPLIFMGLGIFYFYPKVAYKVFTIIYLGTGILVWIFAREVYHIGASGIIYGFVSFLFFSGIFRKDNRSIALALVVIFLYGGLIWGVLPVEKGVSWESHLSGAIVGIIASFIFRKVDPPKKYDWEEEESGIPANKLEVSYDADKNDF, encoded by the coding sequence TTGCAAAACACAAAAGAATTATTTCGCAAACTTATAATTCCTTTAACATTTCCCTTATTGTTATGGGTTATTTATTTGGTTACTTATTTATTAGATATTCCTGCATACAAACTCGGAATACTTCCAAGAAATATTAGTGGCCTTGTAGGAATATTCACTTCACCATTGATTCACGGCGGTTTTTCACATCTGATTTCTAATTCGGCACCATTAATTTTTATGGGACTCGGAATATTTTATTTCTATCCCAAAGTAGCTTACAAAGTTTTTACTATTATTTATTTGGGGACAGGAATATTAGTTTGGATTTTTGCACGCGAAGTATATCACATAGGTGCAAGTGGAATTATTTATGGATTTGTTTCGTTCTTATTTTTCAGCGGTATTTTTAGAAAAGATAATCGCTCTATTGCTTTAGCTCTTGTTGTTATTTTTTTGTACGGTGGATTGATCTGGGGTGTTCTTCCAGTTGAGAAAGGTGTTTCATGGGAATCACATCTATCCGGTGCAATTGTTGGAATAATAGCATCATTTATTTTTAGAAAAGTTGATCCTCCTAAGAAGTATGATTGGGAAGAGGAAGAATCTGGAATTCCTGCAAATAAGTTAGAAGTATCTTATGATGCTGATAAAAATGATTTTTAA
- the rsmA gene encoding 16S rRNA (adenine(1518)-N(6)/adenine(1519)-N(6))-dimethyltransferase RsmA: MNKVLPLKRFGQNFLQDQNIIKKIVSEIDPKENDLIIEIGPGQGALTQYLAESKANFTAIEIDKRVIEDLQNRFTNLNLIQQDFLQLDLNNFISSSKNKIRVVGNIPYNITSPILFKLFENNTIIEDAVFMVQYEVAKRMTTKIGSKDYGILSVLLEFFGKTKLAFKVSPNVFYPKPNVHSAVVHIHFNNIRNNSEFNSMFKSIVKSSFGNRRKTLKNSLSNGIFAGVDFSECGIDLSLRAEQLTIDDFIKLTEFIINK; encoded by the coding sequence ATGAATAAAGTTTTACCACTAAAAAGATTCGGCCAGAATTTTCTGCAAGATCAGAATATAATTAAAAAGATAGTTTCTGAAATTGACCCGAAAGAAAATGATTTGATTATCGAAATTGGTCCCGGACAAGGAGCTCTAACTCAATATTTGGCGGAGAGTAAAGCGAATTTTACTGCAATTGAAATTGATAAAAGAGTAATTGAAGATTTACAAAATCGTTTTACAAATCTTAATCTTATCCAACAAGATTTTTTACAATTAGATTTGAATAATTTTATTTCTTCTTCCAAGAATAAAATTAGAGTGGTTGGAAATATTCCATATAATATCACATCACCGATTTTATTTAAACTATTTGAGAATAACACAATTATTGAAGACGCCGTTTTTATGGTTCAATATGAAGTTGCAAAAAGAATGACAACAAAAATTGGTTCAAAGGATTATGGAATTCTTTCCGTTCTATTGGAATTTTTTGGAAAGACAAAATTGGCATTTAAAGTATCACCAAATGTTTTCTACCCAAAACCAAACGTTCATTCTGCTGTTGTTCACATACATTTTAATAATATTCGAAATAATTCTGAATTTAATTCAATGTTCAAATCAATTGTAAAATCTTCTTTCGGAAATCGCAGAAAAACACTAAAAAATTCGTTGAGCAATGGTATATTTGCCGGTGTAGATTTTAGCGAGTGTGGTATCGATCTTTCGTTACGCGCAGAACAACTTACAATTGATGACTTTATTAAACTCACTGAGTTTATTATCAATAAATAA
- the ubiE gene encoding bifunctional demethylmenaquinone methyltransferase/2-methoxy-6-polyprenyl-1,4-benzoquinol methylase UbiE — translation MNEKKTQVKKMFDNIAGKYDFLNHFLSFGLDFYWRKKALKLTGLDSNSVLLDVACGTGDVAIQAKKMGVQYIYGADFSYNMLSLFDKKSEWIDGKLVQMVAEKIPFKDESVTNITVAFGVRNFYDIQEGFNSFYRILKPNGKATVVEFRMPSNKIVKSIYRFYFKIILPCLGGIISGDKAAYTYLPDSVEEFDKKINLISLLKNSGFREIKKYNFTFKTVQVVIATK, via the coding sequence ATGAATGAGAAGAAAACACAAGTAAAAAAAATGTTTGACAACATTGCTGGTAAATATGATTTTCTTAATCATTTTTTAAGCTTTGGTTTGGATTTTTACTGGAGAAAAAAAGCTTTAAAACTTACAGGTTTAGATTCAAATTCAGTTTTGTTAGATGTTGCTTGTGGTACTGGTGATGTTGCAATTCAAGCGAAGAAAATGGGTGTTCAATATATTTACGGTGCAGATTTTTCTTATAATATGCTGAGCTTGTTTGATAAAAAATCTGAATGGATTGATGGAAAGCTTGTACAAATGGTTGCTGAAAAAATTCCATTTAAAGATGAATCCGTTACAAACATTACTGTAGCATTCGGGGTTAGAAATTTTTATGATATTCAGGAAGGATTTAATTCTTTCTACAGAATATTAAAACCAAATGGCAAAGCCACTGTAGTAGAGTTCAGAATGCCATCAAACAAAATTGTAAAAAGCATTTACAGATTTTATTTTAAAATTATTTTACCTTGTTTAGGTGGAATTATTTCCGGTGATAAAGCAGCTTATACTTACCTTCCGGATTCTGTTGAAGAATTTGATAAAAAAATAAACTTGATTTCCCTTCTCAAAAATTCAGGGTTTAGGGAAATCAAGAAATATAATTTTACTTTTAAAACTGTACAGGTTGTAATCGCAACAAAGTAA
- a CDS encoding amidohydrolase family protein, producing MIIVPKNIVTLDGKDRILKNHFVEIKNGRIVRIAKNNEQLFKKNIKLVHRFENLTLIPGFVQTHIHLCQTLFRGLADDLELLDWLQLKIFPFENAHNKNSLLASTRLGINELLLGGTTTLLDMGTLRHQEVIFDELQNSGMRAIAGKCLIDENDLFPQFKSSTKSELEEIYQLAKTYHNTSNGKVKYGFAPRFVLSCTEKLLKDSFDMKKDFEGSLYHTHSSENKNEIAEVKRRHKKENIEYFNSIGVIDDHSVIAHCIHVNDKETELLKKNNVRVSHCPSSNLKLGSGIANIPKYLKKGISVSLGADGAPCNNNLGIFNEMRLAALIQKPIHGSTVMDAKTVFKLATIEGARALHLQNEIGSLEVGKKADLVLLDLNSNTHSMSESNEVIYSDLVYSSSNDSVHSVMVEGEWKVLNKKSLVYDKTELSQKSKEELKKLLKRANK from the coding sequence ATGATTATTGTACCTAAAAATATTGTTACTTTAGATGGTAAAGATAGAATTCTAAAAAATCATTTTGTAGAAATTAAAAATGGAAGAATTGTTCGTATTGCAAAAAATAATGAGCAGCTTTTCAAAAAAAATATAAAATTAGTCCATCGATTTGAGAATTTAACTTTGATTCCCGGATTTGTGCAGACACACATTCATCTTTGTCAAACTTTATTTCGTGGATTAGCAGATGATCTTGAATTATTAGATTGGCTGCAATTAAAAATATTTCCTTTTGAAAATGCGCATAATAAGAATTCGCTTTTAGCTTCAACCAGATTAGGAATTAATGAGTTGTTATTGGGTGGAACTACAACTTTGCTTGATATGGGAACTCTGCGTCATCAAGAAGTGATCTTTGATGAGTTGCAAAACTCGGGTATGCGGGCAATTGCGGGCAAATGTTTGATTGATGAGAACGATTTATTTCCACAATTTAAATCATCAACAAAATCCGAACTTGAAGAGATTTATCAATTAGCAAAAACATATCATAACACTTCAAACGGAAAAGTAAAATACGGATTTGCACCTAGATTTGTTTTGTCGTGCACAGAAAAACTTCTTAAAGATTCCTTTGACATGAAAAAAGATTTTGAGGGAAGTTTATATCACACCCACTCATCTGAGAATAAAAATGAAATTGCTGAAGTTAAACGAAGACACAAAAAAGAAAATATTGAGTACTTTAATTCAATTGGAGTAATTGATGATCACTCGGTAATTGCTCACTGCATCCATGTTAATGATAAAGAAACTGAGCTGCTGAAAAAAAATAATGTTAGAGTGTCTCATTGCCCTTCTTCAAACTTAAAGCTTGGTTCAGGAATTGCAAATATTCCAAAGTATCTAAAAAAAGGAATCTCAGTTTCACTCGGTGCAGACGGAGCACCATGCAATAACAATCTTGGCATTTTTAATGAAATGAGATTGGCAGCATTGATTCAGAAGCCGATTCACGGTTCAACTGTTATGGATGCAAAAACTGTTTTTAAACTTGCAACTATCGAAGGGGCAAGAGCATTACATCTTCAAAATGAAATAGGAAGCCTTGAAGTTGGAAAGAAAGCCGATTTAGTTTTACTGGATTTAAATTCAAACACACATTCAATGTCTGAAAGTAATGAAGTAATTTATTCTGATCTAGTTTATTCATCTTCCAACGATTCAGTTCATTCAGTGATGGTTGAAGGTGAATGGAAAGTGTTGAATAAAAAATCTCTTGTATATGATAAGACAGAATTAAGTCAAAAATCTAAAGAAGAATTAAAAAAACTACTAAAGAGAGCGAATAAATAA
- the rdgB gene encoding RdgB/HAM1 family non-canonical purine NTP pyrophosphatase — protein sequence MKQILLATTNKGKLRDVKEILKDIDVEILSFLNFKEYPNVEETGATFLDNAELKVKAAFEKYGIPSIGDDSGLETFQLNGEPGIYSARYAGEDADDEKNNQKLIAKLFAYPEPHAGRFVCAAVYYDGKESKSAVGEIRGNIIKNPRGKNGFGYDPLFIPTGYDNTMAELSHVEKNKISHRLNAFKQLKKFLE from the coding sequence ATGAAGCAAATTCTTCTCGCCACTACAAATAAAGGCAAGCTTAGAGACGTAAAAGAAATATTAAAAGATATTGATGTAGAAATTTTATCCTTTCTGAACTTTAAAGAATACCCTAATGTTGAAGAAACAGGAGCAACGTTTTTAGATAATGCTGAACTAAAAGTAAAAGCTGCCTTTGAAAAATATGGTATTCCAAGTATTGGTGATGATTCCGGTTTAGAGACTTTTCAATTAAACGGTGAGCCAGGAATTTATTCTGCAAGATACGCGGGTGAAGATGCGGACGATGAGAAAAATAATCAAAAACTTATTGCAAAACTATTTGCATATCCAGAGCCGCATGCTGGAAGATTTGTTTGTGCTGCAGTTTATTACGATGGAAAAGAATCTAAGTCAGCAGTTGGAGAAATAAGAGGAAACATTATAAAAAATCCAAGAGGTAAGAATGGATTTGGTTATGACCCTTTATTTATTCCAACCGGATACGATAATACAATGGCAGAACTTTCTCACGTGGAGAAAAATAAAATTAGTCACCGTTTGAACGCATTTAAACAATTAAAAAAGTTTTTGGAATAA
- a CDS encoding carboxymuconolactone decarboxylase family protein produces the protein MKKTTTETRAYRTEMNDKILNSGFRDFNKFFALDNKAYIDGALSAKTKELLGLSSSMVLRCNDCIFYHIDRAIQEGATREELMETFNVALIVGGSIVIPHLRYAFEIMDNIFDEKGKAE, from the coding sequence ATGAAAAAAACTACAACTGAAACTCGTGCCTATCGTACAGAGATGAACGATAAAATATTAAATTCTGGTTTTAGAGATTTTAATAAATTCTTTGCACTCGATAATAAAGCATACATTGATGGAGCGCTCAGCGCAAAGACAAAAGAGTTATTAGGACTTTCTTCATCAATGGTTTTACGTTGTAACGATTGTATTTTTTATCATATCGATCGCGCAATACAAGAAGGCGCAACTCGCGAAGAGCTGATGGAAACATTTAATGTTGCATTGATTGTGGGCGGCTCAATTGTTATCCCGCATTTAAGATATGCTTTTGAAATAATGGACAATATTTTTGATGAAAAAGGGAAAGCTGAATAA
- a CDS encoding DUF1028 domain-containing protein, with protein sequence MNQLRNLIVLIVLLISTSLFPQSVFGDEPLAHTFSIVARDAETGEMGVAVQSHWFSVGSIVAWGEAGVGVVATQSFVNPSFGQRGLELLKKGMTAQEVVDLLISTDEGRDVRQLAIVDSKGNSAGYTGSKCISEAGNIAGDNYSVQANMMLNSTVWGAMSKAFENSKGPLAERLISALEAAQNEGGDIRGKQSACLLVVKGKATGNLWEDRLIDLRVEDNPNPISELKRLLNVHRAYDHMNAGDLAVEKNDMNLAMDEYNAAMKMFPENLEMKYWTAVSLANTGEVEKSLPMFKEIFALDANWMELTKRLVPVGLLTVEKAILSKILEQ encoded by the coding sequence ATGAATCAGTTACGCAATCTTATTGTTTTAATAGTTCTGCTAATTTCAACTTCACTCTTTCCTCAATCAGTTTTTGGTGATGAACCGTTGGCTCATACTTTTTCAATTGTTGCACGTGATGCTGAAACCGGTGAAATGGGTGTTGCTGTTCAATCACATTGGTTTTCGGTTGGATCAATCGTTGCGTGGGGTGAAGCTGGAGTTGGTGTTGTTGCTACTCAATCGTTTGTAAATCCATCATTTGGTCAACGTGGATTGGAACTTCTTAAAAAAGGAATGACAGCGCAAGAAGTTGTTGATCTTTTAATCTCAACTGATGAGGGAAGAGATGTGAGACAGCTTGCAATTGTTGATTCAAAGGGAAATTCAGCAGGTTACACTGGCTCAAAATGTATTTCAGAAGCAGGAAATATAGCTGGAGATAATTATTCTGTACAAGCAAATATGATGCTGAACAGTACAGTTTGGGGTGCAATGTCAAAAGCATTTGAAAATTCAAAAGGACCACTTGCCGAAAGATTAATTTCTGCGTTAGAGGCTGCCCAAAATGAAGGTGGAGATATTCGTGGTAAACAATCAGCCTGCTTGCTTGTTGTCAAAGGAAAAGCAACTGGAAATCTTTGGGAGGACAGATTAATTGATTTACGAGTTGAAGATAATCCAAACCCAATTAGTGAACTTAAAAGACTATTAAATGTTCATCGCGCTTATGATCATATGAATGCAGGTGATCTTGCTGTAGAAAAGAATGATATGAATCTTGCGATGGATGAATATAATGCTGCTATGAAAATGTTTCCGGAAAATCTTGAAATGAAATATTGGACTGCAGTTAGTTTAGCTAACACAGGTGAAGTTGAAAAATCACTTCCAATGTTTAAAGAAATATTTGCCCTTGATGCAAACTGGATGGAACTTACTAAAAGATTAGTACCTGTTGGATTACTAACAGTTGAAAAAGCGATTTTGAGCAAAATATTAGAGCAGTAA